The following proteins are co-located in the Candidatus Eisenbacteria bacterium genome:
- the lptC gene encoding LPS export ABC transporter periplasmic protein LptC translates to MRDGKPGRPDRRIELRLRFFSVYLFILFSIFFSCEKGKEGVPSSVSGDIPDEEVIGFSVTETTSGRKEWILRAKWAGVYNDKGITLSKSVAIEFFDETGKKYSDLTSREGILEHGSSNMRAKGDVVVITDEGTKLETDELVWLNGPGKIVSDGFVKITRKKDIITGIGFESYPDLKQFEIKKDIKGELIGEKALEKK, encoded by the coding sequence ATGAGAGATGGAAAACCAGGCCGGCCTGACCGGCGGATCGAACTAAGACTTCGATTCTTCTCTGTGTATCTGTTTATCCTGTTCTCCATTTTCTTTTCCTGCGAGAAGGGGAAGGAAGGAGTACCTTCGTCGGTATCCGGCGACATCCCGGATGAAGAGGTGATTGGCTTCTCGGTGACGGAGACGACCTCCGGCAGGAAGGAATGGATACTGCGGGCAAAATGGGCGGGAGTCTACAATGATAAGGGCATCACTCTCTCAAAGAGTGTGGCGATAGAGTTCTTCGATGAGACGGGAAAGAAGTACTCGGACCTGACATCCCGAGAGGGCATCCTCGAACACGGATCGAGCAACATGAGGGCAAAAGGCGACGTCGTTGTCATAACCGATGAGGGCACGAAGCTTGAGACTGACGAGTTGGTATGGCTCAACGGCCCGGGCAAGATTGTATCCGATGGATTCGTGAAAATAACAAGGAAGAAAGATATCATTACGGGAATCGGATTTGAGAGTTACCCTGATCTTAAGCAGTTTGAGATAAAGAAGGACATAAAAGGCGAGCTTATCGGGGAGAAGGCGCTAGAGAAGAAATAG
- a CDS encoding DUF1926 domain-containing protein: MKKIHFLFGVHNHQPVGNFEWVLESACEKAYLPFLKALQKHPGVRISLHVSGNLLEWLADKKPEYVEILGKLIENGQVEPMTGGFYEPILPAISDQDKIGQIEKLTKLIEKLFGVTPKGMWLAERVWEPSLAKPIGKAGVEYTLVDDYHFLSTGIAEGELHGYFVTEEDGETLNVFPISKRLRYMIPFHEPEETVRYLSEWKEKIPGEAVIVADDGEKFGVWPGTYELVYEQGWLEKFFSLVESNSEWLLSVPFGEYAAREKPLGRIYLPTASYPEMMEWALPPAAQLACSSFVDRLKKDGHYEQCGGFVHGAFWRNFLVRYPESNRLHKRVLFARERLEELKNHKKVSKDTYESALDWIWRAQVNCPYWHGVFGGLYLPHLRGSAYSNLIAAEGLVAREALDSGLDVSTHVLDINKDGFEEILVETRELSMLIEPEKGGGVFELGWRKHDFNFANCLARRFEAYHERLRAGTGDEEADTGEVRTIHDEIKSKEKGLEKKLFYDWYERGCFLDHFLGKEVALEDFSAARYHEAGDFVNSSYSFSVRGTRDSSLATLTRTGSVETGGEKRRLEVMKRIFVDASHPFVRAEYELLNRSQEALNLRFGIEFNFTFPEDSAGKRIIKISGDRETTFDLQTSGVSAIANGFVIQPSSGHPALELALEIPAGLWRFPVETVSLSESGLERVFQCSSVMPLWEIAIPPGEIWQTELTLRFRNR; the protein is encoded by the coding sequence ATGAAGAAGATTCATTTTCTCTTTGGAGTTCACAATCACCAGCCCGTTGGAAACTTCGAATGGGTGCTGGAGTCTGCCTGCGAGAAAGCATATTTGCCCTTTCTGAAAGCTCTGCAAAAGCATCCGGGCGTCAGAATAAGCCTGCACGTGAGTGGGAATCTGCTTGAGTGGCTGGCTGACAAAAAACCCGAATACGTGGAGATCCTCGGAAAACTGATCGAAAACGGACAGGTGGAACCGATGACCGGGGGTTTCTACGAGCCGATACTCCCGGCGATCAGTGACCAGGACAAAATTGGGCAGATTGAGAAGCTCACCAAGCTGATTGAGAAACTGTTTGGAGTGACTCCGAAAGGGATGTGGCTTGCAGAGAGGGTCTGGGAGCCAAGTCTCGCAAAACCGATTGGGAAGGCGGGGGTCGAGTACACTCTTGTTGACGACTATCATTTTCTCTCAACCGGAATCGCGGAGGGTGAGCTTCACGGCTACTTTGTGACTGAAGAAGATGGCGAAACGCTCAATGTTTTTCCGATAAGCAAAAGGCTGAGATACATGATTCCCTTCCATGAGCCCGAAGAGACTGTCCGCTATCTTTCGGAATGGAAGGAGAAGATTCCGGGAGAGGCCGTGATAGTGGCAGATGATGGCGAGAAGTTCGGAGTATGGCCGGGGACCTACGAGCTGGTCTATGAGCAAGGATGGCTCGAGAAATTCTTTTCCCTTGTCGAATCGAATTCCGAGTGGCTCCTTTCCGTTCCCTTCGGAGAATACGCGGCTCGGGAGAAGCCGCTCGGCCGCATTTATCTTCCGACGGCATCATACCCCGAAATGATGGAATGGGCGCTGCCGCCGGCCGCTCAGTTGGCTTGCTCTTCATTTGTGGATCGGCTGAAAAAAGATGGACATTACGAGCAATGCGGCGGGTTTGTGCACGGCGCTTTCTGGAGGAACTTCCTCGTCCGGTATCCCGAGAGCAATAGGCTTCACAAACGCGTTCTCTTTGCGAGAGAGAGGCTTGAGGAGCTAAAGAATCACAAAAAGGTCTCGAAGGACACTTACGAGTCGGCTCTGGACTGGATCTGGAGGGCTCAAGTGAACTGCCCGTACTGGCACGGGGTGTTCGGGGGACTTTATCTCCCGCACTTGAGGGGGAGCGCCTACTCGAATCTCATCGCTGCAGAGGGTCTTGTCGCGCGGGAAGCGCTGGACAGCGGGCTTGATGTTTCTACGCACGTGCTCGACATCAACAAGGACGGGTTTGAAGAGATTCTCGTGGAGACAAGAGAGCTTTCCATGCTGATCGAGCCCGAGAAAGGCGGCGGAGTATTTGAGCTTGGATGGAGAAAGCACGATTTCAATTTCGCCAACTGTCTCGCAAGAAGATTCGAGGCTTATCATGAGCGGCTGCGCGCCGGTACCGGGGATGAGGAAGCGGACACGGGAGAAGTAAGGACGATACACGACGAGATCAAATCCAAGGAGAAGGGACTTGAAAAAAAGCTCTTCTATGATTGGTACGAAAGGGGCTGCTTTCTTGACCACTTTCTTGGTAAGGAGGTTGCGCTGGAGGATTTCTCTGCGGCAAGATACCATGAAGCAGGCGATTTCGTTAACAGTTCCTACTCGTTCTCTGTCAGAGGAACAAGGGATAGTTCTCTTGCGACACTTACACGAACCGGCAGCGTGGAGACCGGTGGGGAGAAGAGAAGGCTCGAAGTGATGAAGAGAATCTTTGTTGATGCGTCTCATCCATTCGTCAGAGCAGAATATGAGTTGCTGAATCGGTCACAAGAGGCTCTCAATCTCCGCTTCGGAATTGAGTTCAACTTCACTTTTCCGGAAGATTCTGCGGGAAAGAGAATTATCAAGATCTCCGGTGACAGGGAGACGACCTTTGATCTCCAAACCTCGGGCGTTTCCGCCATTGCTAATGGATTTGTCATTCAGCCGTCCTCTGGACATCCAGCCCTGGAGCTGGCACTTGAGATTCCCGCAGGGCTCTGGAGATTTCCGGTGGAGACGGTCTCGCTTTCCGAATCGGGACTCGAACGTGTTTTTCAATGCTCGTCGGTGATGCCGCTCTGGGAGATCGCCATCCCGCCCGGTGAAATCTGGCAAACGGAGCTCACCCTGCGCTTCAGGAACAGGTGA
- a CDS encoding PTS sugar transporter subunit IIB — protein MPLCLVRIDDRLIHGQVSVGWVRVLSPDRILIADDGVAGTEWQKEAYVNATPQGLKVTILSLADALDFLGSKVPHDERTVLLVSSPADLLKLVEGGLSISEVNVGGVHFREGRRKLLPYLYLDSEDEDSLRKLAAKGIRLEARDVPTAKGIDVISLIEERK, from the coding sequence ATGCCGCTCTGTCTTGTCAGGATAGATGACCGTCTCATTCACGGCCAGGTATCGGTCGGGTGGGTGAGGGTATTATCGCCTGACCGGATACTGATTGCAGACGATGGCGTTGCCGGCACCGAGTGGCAAAAGGAAGCGTACGTAAATGCAACCCCGCAGGGTCTCAAGGTCACAATCCTCTCACTAGCGGACGCCCTCGATTTTCTCGGATCCAAAGTCCCTCATGACGAAAGGACGGTTCTTCTCGTCAGCTCTCCGGCCGACCTCCTGAAGCTGGTCGAGGGAGGGCTGAGCATTAGCGAAGTCAATGTCGGCGGCGTGCATTTCAGGGAAGGGCGAAGGAAATTGCTGCCTTACCTTTATCTTGATTCCGAAGACGAAGACTCGTTGAGGAAGCTGGCCGCGAAAGGGATAAGGCTTGAAGCGAGAGATGTGCCCACGGCAAAGGGAATTGATGTAATATCCCTGATAGAGGAGCGTAAATGA
- the ptsP gene encoding phosphoenolpyruvate--protein phosphotransferase, which yields MSEEKEISVSGIGVSPGVAIGKVFLLPREEVVVEERKISKSRVASEVKRFLAAVEKTKKEVGRIRSALKEEMGEEYAKIFDAHLMILEDELAIENTIKAIRQKGKNAEYVFRAIVSKIADSMETSSNEYLRDRALDVRDVKKRVLRNLLEEKGVGLSRIGGKALLIAHDLAPSEAALMDKAKILGFATDVGGRTSHAAIMARARGIPAVVGLKNVTKIAGMGETAVIDGSTGKVVINPSQKTLRFYEKKRKQIMAHEKDLGDIKSLPSVTVDGHGVELSANMELPEDIEGAIGSGAQGIGLYRTEFFYLAQSRLPTEEEQYENYRSIAERVYPKTVIIRTVDVGGDKFASYLGTNKESNPFLGWRGIRFSLQREEIFRTQLRAIFRAGAKGNVKVMFPMVSALEELRRANAICGEVKEELIKEGKAVNADTEIGIMVETPSAVITSELLAKETDFFSIGTNDLIQYTLAVDRGNERIAQLYEPFHPAILRALKMTVDAAHANHIWVGVCGEMGGDPLGALLLVGMGVDELSVSPFVLPEIKTAIRSAKYSELKELAEHVLLLSTATEVKGAILERVGDKFPQFLICNI from the coding sequence ATGAGTGAGGAAAAGGAAATATCAGTTTCGGGGATAGGAGTTTCTCCCGGAGTGGCTATCGGAAAGGTATTCCTCCTTCCAAGAGAAGAGGTCGTCGTGGAAGAGAGGAAAATATCCAAGAGCCGCGTGGCATCCGAGGTAAAAAGGTTCCTTGCCGCCGTGGAGAAGACCAAGAAAGAGGTCGGACGAATAAGGTCGGCGCTCAAGGAGGAGATGGGCGAAGAGTACGCGAAAATTTTTGATGCCCACCTGATGATTCTGGAAGATGAGCTTGCAATTGAAAATACGATAAAAGCGATAAGACAGAAAGGGAAAAACGCTGAATACGTGTTCAGGGCAATCGTTTCCAAAATAGCCGACAGCATGGAAACCTCTTCCAACGAATACCTCAGAGACAGGGCCCTGGACGTGAGGGACGTTAAGAAAAGAGTCTTGCGAAATTTGCTTGAAGAAAAGGGAGTCGGGCTTTCGAGGATCGGAGGCAAGGCTCTCCTCATTGCTCATGACCTGGCGCCCAGCGAGGCTGCCTTGATGGACAAAGCGAAGATACTTGGCTTTGCGACAGACGTTGGCGGGCGGACCTCGCATGCTGCAATAATGGCGCGCGCACGGGGGATACCCGCGGTTGTCGGCTTGAAGAATGTGACCAAGATCGCAGGAATGGGGGAAACTGCAGTCATAGACGGCTCGACAGGCAAGGTCGTAATCAACCCTTCTCAAAAGACTCTCAGGTTCTATGAAAAGAAGCGTAAACAGATAATGGCCCATGAGAAGGACCTTGGAGACATAAAGAGCCTCCCAAGCGTGACAGTTGATGGTCACGGTGTAGAGCTATCAGCCAACATGGAACTTCCGGAAGACATAGAAGGGGCGATCGGGAGCGGAGCCCAGGGAATCGGGCTCTATAGAACCGAGTTCTTCTATCTTGCCCAGTCGAGACTCCCGACGGAGGAAGAACAATACGAAAACTATCGTAGCATCGCAGAAAGAGTCTATCCCAAGACGGTAATAATAAGAACAGTGGACGTAGGTGGAGACAAATTTGCCTCGTATCTTGGCACGAACAAGGAATCCAATCCGTTCCTGGGATGGAGGGGCATAAGATTCTCGCTCCAGAGGGAAGAGATATTCAGAACACAGTTGAGAGCGATTTTCAGGGCCGGAGCCAAGGGAAATGTGAAGGTGATGTTCCCGATGGTGTCGGCCCTCGAGGAGCTGAGAAGAGCCAATGCCATCTGTGGCGAGGTTAAGGAAGAGCTGATAAAAGAAGGGAAAGCTGTTAACGCAGACACCGAGATAGGGATAATGGTGGAAACGCCGTCTGCGGTCATCACATCCGAGTTGCTGGCAAAGGAAACTGATTTCTTCAGCATCGGAACGAACGATCTGATTCAATACACTCTTGCTGTGGACAGAGGAAACGAGAGGATTGCTCAACTCTACGAGCCCTTCCATCCCGCCATCTTGAGGGCTCTGAAGATGACAGTGGATGCAGCCCATGCAAACCACATATGGGTCGGGGTCTGTGGAGAGATGGGTGGTGACCCTCTCGGCGCTCTTCTGCTTGTCGGGATGGGGGTAGATGAGCTAAGCGTAAGTCCATTTGTTCTACCGGAGATAAAGACGGCGATCCGTTCGGCAAAGTACTCTGAGCTGAAGGAACTCGCCGAGCATGTTCTTCTACTTTCCACGGCAACCGAAGTCAAGGGTGCGATATTGGAGAGGGTAGGAGACAAGTTTCCACAGTTCTTGATCTGCAATATCTAG
- the lptB gene encoding LPS export ABC transporter ATP-binding protein: protein MDGFLKAENLGKRYGKVKVVNDVCIGIRRGEVVGLLGPNGAGKTTTFYMIVGILRPDEGKISLGDRDITALPMHERARLGIGYLSQESSIFRRLTVRENILAILETLPISKGEIGRRLDSLMGELDIRGIADRKAFNLSGGERRRVEITRALATEPSYILLDEPFVGIDPIAVAEIQEIVLRLKKKGLGVLITDHSVRETLTTTDRAYIMFEGEIVVSGTADELTRDEKARKFYLGEKFRL, encoded by the coding sequence CTGGATGGTTTTCTCAAGGCAGAAAACCTCGGCAAGCGCTATGGTAAGGTGAAAGTGGTGAATGATGTCTGCATTGGAATCCGAAGGGGAGAGGTGGTCGGTCTTCTCGGGCCGAATGGAGCCGGAAAGACCACTACATTCTACATGATAGTTGGAATTCTCAGACCGGATGAAGGAAAGATCTCTCTGGGCGACCGGGACATAACGGCTCTCCCGATGCATGAAAGAGCACGGCTTGGCATAGGGTATCTTTCGCAGGAATCATCGATCTTCAGAAGGCTGACCGTGAGAGAAAACATCCTGGCAATTTTGGAGACTTTGCCGATCTCTAAGGGTGAAATAGGACGCAGGCTCGACTCATTGATGGGGGAGCTGGACATCCGGGGCATTGCTGACCGGAAGGCTTTCAATCTTTCCGGCGGAGAGAGACGGCGGGTGGAGATTACACGGGCCCTTGCAACTGAACCTTCATACATCCTTCTCGACGAACCGTTTGTCGGGATAGACCCGATTGCGGTCGCGGAGATACAGGAAATCGTTCTGAGGCTCAAGAAAAAAGGACTGGGAGTCCTGATAACCGACCACAGTGTCCGGGAAACCTTGACGACAACCGATAGAGCCTACATAATGTTCGAAGGCGAAATAGTCGTCTCCGGAACCGCAGATGAGCTGACGCGGGACGAGAAAGCAAGGAAGTTCTATCTCGGAGAAAAATTCAGACTCTAG
- the hprK gene encoding HPr(Ser) kinase/phosphatase, which yields MEKITAAKLYEDIKEELQLEQLTISLESKVAVTVSDTNRPGLCLAGFTDNFLNERIQILGQTEIAYLASLNDSQRKAAIDNLFKFPVPCIIVTKGLEVPEYCVACAEKYTVPLLRTPQSTTPFIHELTAYLDWAFAPETIVHGSLVDVYGIGLLFTGKSGIGKSECSLDLVERGHRLVADDVVTITKRHGDVLVGTGRKLMRHHMEIRGLGIIDVQGIFGIRSIRLQKRIEVEVNLQEWTDGRDYERIGLDDQTTTILDVKIPFVTIPIIPGKNITVIAEVVALNYLVKAYGYHPARELNRQLVELMKERSLAKRWVRNDLE from the coding sequence TTGGAAAAAATAACGGCTGCCAAGCTCTACGAGGACATCAAAGAAGAGCTTCAACTCGAGCAACTCACAATTTCTCTTGAGTCAAAAGTCGCGGTAACGGTGAGCGACACAAACAGGCCGGGCCTGTGCCTGGCCGGTTTCACCGATAACTTCCTCAACGAACGTATTCAGATCCTTGGTCAGACGGAAATAGCCTACCTCGCAAGCCTGAACGACAGCCAGAGAAAGGCAGCAATCGATAACCTTTTCAAGTTTCCGGTCCCGTGCATAATCGTGACAAAGGGACTGGAGGTTCCCGAATACTGCGTGGCATGCGCAGAAAAATATACCGTCCCGCTGCTGCGCACGCCCCAATCCACCACGCCTTTCATACATGAGCTGACAGCCTACCTTGACTGGGCCTTTGCACCAGAGACCATTGTGCACGGCTCGCTTGTGGATGTTTATGGCATTGGTCTACTGTTTACGGGTAAGAGCGGAATCGGCAAGAGCGAATGTTCACTTGATCTTGTGGAGCGCGGGCACAGGCTTGTTGCCGATGACGTTGTGACGATCACGAAGCGGCACGGCGACGTGCTGGTCGGGACCGGAAGGAAGCTGATGAGACACCATATGGAGATAAGAGGCCTTGGCATAATCGATGTTCAAGGCATATTCGGGATCAGGTCTATCAGGCTTCAGAAGAGGATTGAGGTCGAGGTGAATCTGCAGGAATGGACAGACGGCAGAGACTATGAAAGAATCGGCCTCGATGACCAGACGACGACTATCCTGGATGTGAAAATACCATTTGTTACGATACCCATAATTCCCGGAAAGAACATTACGGTGATTGCAGAAGTTGTGGCTCTCAATTACCTCGTGAAGGCCTATGGCTATCACCCTGCCCGGGAGCTGAACAGGCAGCTCGTCGAGCTGATGAAGGAGAGGAGTCTCGCCAAGCGCTGGGTGAGAAATGATCTGGAGTAG
- a CDS encoding HPr family phosphocarrier protein has protein sequence MSEATVEIDNELGLHARPAAEFVKEASKFSSEIFVVKNGVQINGKSIMGILTLAAERGSRITIKAKGTDEDLAVQALVSLVKSRFGEK, from the coding sequence ATGAGCGAGGCGACTGTGGAGATAGACAATGAGCTTGGTCTTCACGCAAGGCCCGCTGCAGAGTTTGTCAAGGAGGCGTCCAAGTTCAGCTCTGAAATCTTTGTGGTGAAGAATGGGGTCCAGATCAACGGAAAGAGCATAATGGGAATCCTCACGCTGGCCGCAGAGCGGGGGAGCAGGATAACAATAAAAGCCAAAGGGACCGACGAGGACCTGGCGGTTCAAGCCTTGGTCTCGCTCGTGAAGTCAAGGTTTGGAGAAAAGTAG
- a CDS encoding PTS system mannose/fructose/sorbose family transporter subunit IID — translation MKGGRKVRRTDLLLAGLRAFYLQGSWNYERMQALGFCFSLVPVARRLSGSKAELVSFMRRHLGFFNTNPVMASYAIGATARLEEDRLSGKGLSDEELVRFKGSISSFFGSVGDELFWGTLRPLSALLGILLVSRGDTFAGVVFLLVSYNVPHLYYRLRGVFSGYDAGLAVTKTGGRISPLALSKWLGITGAFLGGTYTAAFFLMGAGTGSKGAILFLGGALVSYYLLRKRILGATAVAIILTLAVTLLVLFACILTGGDALGLLRHGIAPLLLRWA, via the coding sequence ATGAAAGGCGGGAGAAAAGTCAGGAGAACTGATTTGCTCCTTGCCGGATTGAGGGCATTCTATCTTCAGGGATCGTGGAACTACGAAAGGATGCAGGCACTTGGATTCTGCTTCTCCCTTGTCCCGGTCGCCAGGCGTCTGTCCGGATCAAAAGCCGAGCTTGTTTCTTTCATGAGAAGACATCTTGGTTTTTTCAATACCAATCCCGTCATGGCATCTTATGCCATCGGGGCGACAGCCAGGCTGGAGGAAGACAGACTCTCAGGGAAGGGACTTAGCGACGAGGAGCTTGTCAGGTTCAAGGGCTCGATCTCAAGCTTCTTTGGTTCGGTCGGAGATGAACTGTTCTGGGGCACCTTAAGACCCCTGTCAGCGCTCCTCGGCATCTTACTCGTCTCACGGGGAGATACCTTTGCTGGTGTTGTTTTTCTTCTTGTAAGCTATAATGTTCCTCATCTCTATTACCGGCTGAGGGGAGTGTTCTCGGGGTACGACGCAGGCCTCGCGGTCACGAAAACAGGAGGAAGGATAAGCCCTTTGGCTCTTTCGAAGTGGCTCGGAATCACCGGCGCGTTCCTCGGCGGAACCTACACCGCCGCCTTTTTCCTGATGGGCGCCGGTACGGGCAGCAAAGGCGCTATCTTGTTTCTTGGAGGCGCCCTGGTTTCCTACTACTTGCTGAGAAAGAGGATTCTTGGAGCGACTGCTGTCGCAATCATACTGACACTGGCCGTGACCCTTCTGGTTCTTTTTGCCTGCATTCTGACCGGCGGGGATGCACTGGGCCTGCTTCGGCATGGAATCGCGCCGCTCCTTCTGAGATGGGCATGA
- a CDS encoding PTS sugar transporter subunit IIC, whose translation MAEILKIIIAGGISSLDSTAAWQVMISQPLVNAVVTGLILGDVTTGAVLGTLFQIVWGGSLPVGASAFPDGATAGVIGTGGAILLKKNLPGIDGNAVLLWSLLISLGFGIIGARTVIYMRRMNESLMRRADEFAREGKVASLELLHLVGVVVSFVRGILVTASGLLVLLISGLAVLPKLGSTLSPAFQPVQIVIWSMGISIFCAIFVRKKSRIVPFVLGLVFAACLAWGHLL comes from the coding sequence ATGGCGGAGATTCTCAAAATCATAATCGCGGGGGGAATCTCAAGCCTGGATTCAACCGCCGCGTGGCAGGTCATGATTAGCCAGCCGCTTGTCAACGCGGTCGTGACCGGGCTTATTCTTGGAGATGTGACCACCGGAGCGGTTCTGGGGACCCTCTTTCAGATAGTGTGGGGCGGTTCTCTTCCGGTTGGAGCGTCGGCGTTCCCGGACGGCGCCACCGCCGGCGTAATCGGAACCGGCGGCGCGATTCTTCTCAAGAAGAACCTGCCCGGGATCGACGGCAACGCTGTTCTTCTCTGGTCGCTTCTCATTTCGCTCGGTTTCGGGATTATCGGTGCAAGGACTGTAATATACATGCGAAGGATGAATGAATCGCTGATGCGGCGTGCGGACGAGTTTGCGAGGGAAGGAAAGGTCGCTTCTCTTGAGTTACTCCACCTGGTCGGGGTGGTTGTTTCGTTCGTACGAGGCATTCTGGTTACCGCCTCCGGTCTTCTGGTTCTTCTTATCTCGGGATTGGCGGTCCTCCCGAAGCTGGGCTCGACCCTCTCTCCCGCATTTCAGCCCGTGCAGATTGTCATCTGGTCGATGGGTATCTCGATATTCTGTGCGATATTTGTTAGAAAGAAATCAAGGATTGTGCCCTTCGTTCTCGGCCTGGTTTTCGCGGCCTGTCTTGCCTGGGGACATTTGCTATGA
- the rpoN gene encoding RNA polymerase factor sigma-54, whose product MEMKHQIYLTQKPTLVMTQRLQQALKLLQVPTLELQQILKQELMANPVLEEVEETEVQPTERAEEEEEKAKDEDKNEVDWSEFWPDSNEYAAPRSYEASSEEFYERTPVTKLSLRDLLLSQARLTLTTPEDQEIAEEILGSIDEAGYLVLHEPDESGKLRKVEDPVADIASRLGKPAEKVLEVLRRIQEFEPAGVGARDLQECLLIQLRAKGVEDGLPSRILNECFEMFKARKGAEISRILKESPQKIQDAFDAIASLDPKPGMTVSGDEARYVVPDLVVDKVADEYVIFLNDRNVPRLRINPSYRELLSKENKNSEAKKFIQGKLNSAKWFIQTIEQRRRTMVKVMKTIVEEQKEFFEKGPGFLKPLTLQQIANEISMHESTVSRVTNGKYVQTPRGVFELKYFFSSRLETEDGEGASAKSARGSILKMVQEEDKKAPLSDHEIAARLRERGLRIARRTVAKYRELLGILPARYRKRV is encoded by the coding sequence ATGGAAATGAAACATCAGATATACCTGACGCAGAAGCCCACGCTGGTGATGACGCAAAGGCTTCAGCAAGCCCTCAAGCTCCTTCAAGTTCCCACCTTAGAACTCCAGCAGATCCTTAAGCAGGAGCTCATGGCAAATCCTGTTCTTGAGGAGGTGGAAGAAACCGAGGTACAGCCGACCGAAAGGGCTGAAGAGGAAGAGGAGAAGGCAAAGGACGAGGACAAAAACGAGGTGGACTGGTCGGAGTTCTGGCCTGATTCGAATGAATACGCTGCCCCGAGAAGCTATGAAGCCTCATCGGAGGAGTTCTACGAGCGGACACCGGTTACCAAGCTCTCCCTGAGGGACCTTCTCTTGAGCCAGGCGAGGCTGACTCTCACGACGCCCGAGGACCAGGAGATCGCAGAAGAAATTCTTGGATCGATAGACGAAGCCGGATATCTTGTCCTGCATGAACCGGACGAGAGCGGCAAATTGAGAAAGGTTGAAGATCCGGTCGCTGACATCGCCTCGCGGCTTGGAAAACCGGCTGAGAAAGTGCTGGAGGTGCTGCGCAGGATTCAGGAATTTGAGCCCGCAGGAGTCGGCGCTCGCGACCTTCAGGAGTGTCTTCTCATCCAGCTCAGGGCAAAGGGCGTGGAGGACGGCCTGCCGTCACGGATTCTGAATGAGTGTTTCGAGATGTTCAAGGCAAGGAAGGGCGCCGAGATTTCGAGGATCCTCAAGGAATCGCCTCAGAAGATCCAGGACGCCTTTGATGCCATTGCATCACTCGATCCAAAGCCGGGGATGACTGTTTCCGGAGACGAGGCAAGGTATGTTGTTCCTGATCTTGTTGTCGATAAGGTCGCCGATGAATATGTAATTTTTCTCAATGACAGAAACGTCCCGAGGTTAAGGATAAATCCTTCCTACAGGGAGCTTCTGAGCAAGGAGAACAAGAATTCCGAGGCGAAGAAGTTCATACAGGGGAAACTGAACTCGGCGAAGTGGTTTATCCAGACAATAGAGCAAAGAAGGAGGACTATGGTCAAGGTCATGAAGACCATAGTGGAGGAGCAGAAGGAGTTTTTCGAAAAGGGTCCCGGATTTCTGAAGCCGCTCACGCTTCAGCAGATAGCAAATGAAATAAGCATGCACGAGTCAACCGTGAGCAGGGTGACAAACGGGAAGTACGTTCAGACTCCTCGTGGAGTGTTCGAGCTCAAGTATTTCTTCTCTAGCAGGCTTGAGACAGAGGACGGCGAAGGAGCATCCGCAAAGAGCGCACGAGGATCGATTTTGAAGATGGTCCAGGAGGAGGACAAGAAGGCCCCTCTCAGCGATCACGAAATTGCCGCAAGATTGAGGGAAAGAGGTCTCAGGATAGCGAGGAGGACGGTAGCGAAGTACAGAGAACTCCTGGGAATTCTCCCTGCAAGGTACAGGAAACGCGTCTAG
- the raiA gene encoding ribosome-associated translation inhibitor RaiA has protein sequence MEITFKTRHCELPETLKEQTEARLHKLERFSGKIVEAHVIVGVEKYRHIAEVTLSGNGSEIVSKCESDEMGQALKKVMDVIERRVRERKEKLVSRKGKRGANLKSLPLLE, from the coding sequence ATGGAGATAACCTTCAAGACGAGGCATTGTGAACTCCCTGAAACCCTGAAAGAACAAACTGAAGCGAGACTTCACAAGCTTGAAAGGTTCTCTGGAAAGATTGTGGAAGCACATGTAATCGTGGGGGTTGAGAAATACAGACACATTGCCGAGGTGACGCTCAGCGGCAATGGTTCCGAGATCGTGAGCAAGTGCGAGTCCGACGAGATGGGCCAGGCTTTGAAGAAGGTCATGGATGTTATCGAGAGAAGGGTACGGGAAAGAAAGGAGAAGCTTGTTTCCAGGAAAGGCAAGAGGGGTGCAAACCTGAAGTCGCTCCCTCTCTTGGAGTAG